A stretch of DNA from Candidatus Bathyarchaeota archaeon:
ATGGGTTACATTCCATTCCAAGTTATTGATTCTATGCTGGAGGCAATGCCCAAAGTATTGAACAATCTTGGCTGGAACTGTTAGCTAACCTGTTGTTTAAGCTATAAATGCTTAAATAATTGGCTGTGTTTTTCCCAGAGCTAATAACTGTTTGGCGTTTGGGAACTTTCCAGCCCTTTTGGGCTTTTCCCTGATCATCTTGCCTACAACAGAAACAGTGTGTGAAATGAAATGAGCAACCATACAATCTTAGTTTGCGACAACTTTGGTAAAGAATTCCTTAACCGATTATCTAAATTTGGAAAAGTACTTCAATCAAGCGACATCGATTATAATCTGCCCCTAGAAGAGGTAACTGTACTTGTTGTTCGCAGCAAAACAAAAGTCAACAAAAACACTGTTGACGTAATGAAAAAACTTGAGTGTGTAATTACAGCAACTCATGGTCTTGACCATATTGACCAACCCTACTTGGCAGAGCGCGGAATCAGTTTCTATAACGTTCCCGCCCAATCATATGATGTAGCCCAAGGAGTTATTGCATACATTCTTGCCCATGCAACAAACCTAGTCGAAGGAGATCGGTCAATGAAACAAGGTCAATGGAAGAAAACTTCATTGATTGGCTGCCGAGTCACAGGAAAAACTCTGGGCGTTGTTGGATGTGGAAAAATCGGACGTGAAGTCGCCCGTTTAGGATGTGCCTTGGGCATGAACGTTGTTGTGTTTGACCCTTGTATCTCTGATGATGGAACTGTTACTTTGGTTTGCATGGAAGACCTAGTCAAAGCTGCTGACTTCATTTCAGTTAACTGTCCCTTAACCAACGGAACCCGCGACCTGATTGGAGAAAAAGAACTCGCAATAATGAAAGACGGCGTGTTTTTGGTAAACACTGCCCGAGGTGGAATCATTAACGAAAAAGCATTGCTTGACGCGTTGAATGCTGGAAAAGTTGGAGCAGCTTTGGATGTTCTGGTTTCCAAGACTCCCTTTGAAGATGAAATTGCAAGCCAGCTAATTCAGCACGAAAGTGTTATAGTTACTCCTCACAGTATTGGACAAACCTACGAAGCTGTCCAAGAAAAAGGTGAAGGAGTCATCAAAGCAATCGAAGACCACATCTCCAAAAACTGTTAACCCGTTTAAATCCAGCTTAGTTGCTGGTTTTCTTTTTCTTTTGTTTTATATTTTTAAGTCACTCTTAATTTATTGTTACGTGTTTAATGGGGTTGTTTTTGTTGTATGATGCTGTTTTAGATACTTCAGGAAAAATTAAACGACTAGAAATTCGAGGCGCAAGAAACGTAGCAATAGAAGCCATAAAATCGTTGGAACGTGGAACAAAACAATCCAATGCTAATACTAAACAAGAATTGTTAAAGGAGCTTTCTGAAGCTCAGACCGTTTTGTTTGCTTCTCGTTCAACGGAGCCTTTGATGAGAAATGCTATTAGTTTTGTTATTCAGTCTGTAGAATCCAGCAATAGCACGGATGTTCACGATTTGGTAGATGCTGTTTCTGAAGTTTCTGGCCAGTTTTTGGAACGCCTTAAACAATCAAAGGAGATGATAGCATCTGTGGGTTCTAAGCGGATTTCTGATGATTCACGGATTCTTACTCATTGTCATTCTTCTACTGTTATGAAGATTTTAAAGCAAGCCAAGTTGGATGGAAAACAGTTTGAGTTGTTTTGCACGGAGTCGCGTCCAGTTTTTCAGGGAAGATTAACAGCAAAAGAGATGATAGATGCTGGAATCAAAACGACTATGTTTGTGGATTCTGCGGTTCGGCATTTTATTAACAAGGTTGATTTTGTGGTTGTAGGGGCTGATGCGATAACTTCTGAAGGGAACGTGATAAACAAGATTGGAACCAGCATGGTTGCCCTTGCTGCTAAGGAGGCACGAACCCCCTTTTATGTAGCCACGGAGTTGCTCAAATTTAACCCTGCAACGATTCTGGGAGATTACGAAAAAATTGAAGAAAGAAACCCCACGGAA
This window harbors:
- a CDS encoding S-methyl-5-thioribose-1-phosphate isomerase — encoded protein: MYDAVLDTSGKIKRLEIRGARNVAIEAIKSLERGTKQSNANTKQELLKELSEAQTVLFASRSTEPLMRNAISFVIQSVESSNSTDVHDLVDAVSEVSGQFLERLKQSKEMIASVGSKRISDDSRILTHCHSSTVMKILKQAKLDGKQFELFCTESRPVFQGRLTAKEMIDAGIKTTMFVDSAVRHFINKVDFVVVGADAITSEGNVINKIGTSMVALAAKEARTPFYVATELLKFNPATILGDYEKIEERNPTEVWDSAPDGLVIRNPAFDVTRREFIHGIICEEGIVAPNSVNELINRKYPWILETT
- a CDS encoding 3-phosphoglycerate dehydrogenase; protein product: MSNHTILVCDNFGKEFLNRLSKFGKVLQSSDIDYNLPLEEVTVLVVRSKTKVNKNTVDVMKKLECVITATHGLDHIDQPYLAERGISFYNVPAQSYDVAQGVIAYILAHATNLVEGDRSMKQGQWKKTSLIGCRVTGKTLGVVGCGKIGREVARLGCALGMNVVVFDPCISDDGTVTLVCMEDLVKAADFISVNCPLTNGTRDLIGEKELAIMKDGVFLVNTARGGIINEKALLDALNAGKVGAALDVLVSKTPFEDEIASQLIQHESVIVTPHSIGQTYEAVQEKGEGVIKAIEDHISKNC